The following are encoded in a window of Rosa chinensis cultivar Old Blush chromosome 4, RchiOBHm-V2, whole genome shotgun sequence genomic DNA:
- the LOC112201106 gene encoding biotin synthase, mitochondrial, producing the protein MMFSIRYILRQGLRPPSSSASASAAFYSSLSSSAAAIEAERTVLQGPRNDWTRDEIRAVYDSPVLDLLFHGAQVHRHTHNFREVQQCTLLSIKTGGCSEDCSYCPQSSRYDTGLKAQKLMNKDDVMKAAKKAKEAGSTRFCMGAAWRETVGRKTNFNQILEYVKEIRNLGMEVCCTLGMIEQQQALKLKEAGLTAYNHNLDTSREYYPNVITTRTYDDRLETIKYVRDAGISVCSGGIIGLGEAEEDRVGLLHTLATLPSHPESVPINALISVKGTPLQDQKPVEIWEMIRMIATARIVMPKAMVRLSAGRVRFSMPEQALCFLAGANSIFTGEKLLTTPNNDFDADQVMFKVLGLIPKPPSFSDESAKASEAEACEDAVSVSA; encoded by the exons ATGATGTTCTCCATTAGGTACATTCTGCGCCAAGGCCTCAGACCGCCGTCGTCGTCGGCGTCGGCGTCGGCGGCATTTTACTCCTCTCTATCTTCATCAGCAGCTGCGATTGAAGCAGAGAGAACAGTCCTACAAGGTCCTCGAAATGACTGGACTCGCGACGAGATCAGAGCCGTCTACGACTCTCCTGTTCTCGATCTCCTCTTCCATGGA GCTCAGGTTCACAGACATACACATAATTTTAGAGAAGTGCAGCAGTGCACTCTTCTCTCTATCAAGACTGGTGGCTGTAGTGAGGATTGCTCGTATTGTCCTCAGTCCTCTAGATACGATACCGGACTCAAGGCACAAAAGCTTATGAATAAGGACGATGTAATGAAAGCAGCGAAAAAG GCAAAAGAGGCTGGTAGCACACGCTTTTGCATGGGTGCTGCCTGGAGGGAGACAGTAGGAAGAAAGACAAACTTTAACCAGATCCTTGAATATGTGAAAGAAATAAG GAATTTGGGAATGGAAGTGTGCTGCACCTTAGGCATGATAGAACAGCAGCAAGCGTTAAAACTTAAGGAAGCTGGCCTGACAGCTTATAATCACAATCTAGACACCTCAAGGGAATATTATCCCAATGTCATTACCACAAGGACCTATGATGACCGCTTGGAAACAATTAAGTATGTCAGGGATGCAGGAATTAGTGTGTGTTCAG GAGGAATAATAGGGCTTGGAGAAGCAGAGGAGGATCGAGTTGGTTTGTTGCATACATTAGCAACACTTCCATCTCACCCAGAAAGTGTTCCCATAAACGCGCTGATTAGCGTGAAAGGGACACCTCTTCAGGATCAAAAG CCAGTTGAAATATGGGAGATGATACGCATGATTGCCACAGCACGTATAGTCATGCCAAAAGCCATGGTCAGACTGTCAGCTGGCAGGGTTCGTTTTTCAATGCCTGAGCAGGCACTGTGCTTTCTTGCTGGGGCAAATTCAATATTTACTGGTGAAAAACTATTGACCACACCTAACAATGATTTTGATGCCGATCAAGTTATGTTCAAGGTGCTTGGACTAATTCCAAAACCTCCAAGTTTCTCCGATGAATCGGCAAAGGCATCCGAGGCAGAAGCTTGTGAGGATGCTGTTTCCGTTTCAGCCTGA